The sequence below is a genomic window from Bacillota bacterium.
AGCGGATTCAGCAGTGGATGAATAATTATCCAAGAAGGATGTTCGGATACAAAACAGCCAATGATATTTATATGGCAGCTTAGTGTGATTGGTAAAATATGGTGGGCAATTAAACTTGCAACTTACAATAAATGGCAATTGGCAAAAAAAAGTTGTTATCATTGTTTATGTAAGCTATAATTGAGGCAAATTATGGTTACGGAGGCTACTATTGAAAAAAGCCCAGGATAAAAGAAAAAAAAGACGGGGCAATCTGAGGATTCAATTGAGCATTTTTTTGGCATTGATCATCTTTGTTATCACCGTTCTATCCTGGATTGCCTTCTATCTTATCCAGGGCATAGACCTGATATCTGTATTGCATTACCTTGTTCTGGCGGGCCTGTTGATGGCGGCGATTGGTGGAGGAGCTTCCTACCTCATTCTGTCATATTATTTTCAGCCCATAAGTAAAATTTTGCAGATCATGGAGAGGGTCAACAAGGAGAGGGACCTCGCCATCGAGGTGGAGATCGAGAAAGATATCAAATGGCGCAACGAATTTTCCATGCTGGCCAGGGGTTTCAATATTGCTCTCAGGGGGATGCATTTCCTGGTCGGGCGGGGGATGGACGTGGTAACCGGTTCCGGCGAACGGATGGAAGGGATCAGCAAAGCTATAACCGAGATTTCCGGCGGCATCGAGGAGGTGGCTTCGGCAGTAAATGAATTTTCCCGGAGTTCCCAGGAACTTGATCAGAATGCACAGGAGATGCTCTTTACTTCAAAGACGGCCTTCGAGGAGATCAAGACCGGCCGCCAGAATGTACTTTCCTCTACCGGTCGGATCCGGGATGCCTCGGAAAAGATTGCCGAGGTTGATCCCTATGTGGTGCAGTTGCTCCAACGGTCCGAAGCGATCGGCCGGGTTGTAAGAATAATTACGGAAATTGCCAGTGAGACCAAACTTCTGGCTTTCAATGCTTCCATCGAGGCAGCACGTGCAGGTGAACACGGGAGGGGTTTTGCCGTCGTCGCCGATGAGGTACGCAAGTTGGCCGATCAGACTGCCGAGGCGGCCAAGGAGATAGCGGAGATGATCAGTGGAGTACAGAAAGAGGTTCGGCAGACGGAGAAGATGATCAAGGGCAGTGTGGAAAGCATCAGCGACACCGCCTCCCAGGTGGAGGAGATCGAAACGATCTTCGGCAAGATATCCGGCAACGTGGGGGATATCACCACCAAGGTTGATTTTATCGCATCGCGTTCGGGGCTTATAAGTTCCGGCAGCGAGGAACTTTCGGCGGTCACGGAACAGCAATCGGCATCGATACAGGAAATCCTGGTCAACGTGGAGAAACTCAGCGATGAATTCAGTCAGATGCTCGAGCTATTGACGGTATTCAAAGTGTAGACGTGCGGTCTTTTTGTTCCGATTCCTTCTTTTTCAACCAGGCATACCGGTTTATTTCCCCAGAAATTGAATGATTATCGCATGCGATGAAAATACGGGGGAAAGGAAATGCCCGTTTCACCTTCCGTTTCCGGGTGAAGCAAGTTTATAATGGGGGAACATCGCGGTTATCCCTTTCCGTGATGTATTTCCGCGCCAGGGCTTGATATGATTTTGCACTCTGTTCAATCCACCACAGGGAAGTTCCGTCAATTTTTTTCTTGACTACCGCCGGTGTTCCGGCGGCCAGGTGACGATCAGGTACTATGGTCTTGTCTACAACCACGCTCCCCGCAGCGATCATTGCATATTCCCCTATTTCCGCAAAATCAAGGATGGTGGCATTCATGCCGATGACCGCTCCTTTTTTTACCGTGCAGTTGTGCAGAATGGCACCATGGGCGACGGTCACTTCTTCACCGATGATTGTTTCACCGTTGGGCAGGAGATGGACAACGCAGTTATCCTGCACGCTGGAATTTTTGCCGACCACGATTTTGCCGAAATCACCCCTCAGAACTGCTCCAAACCATATACTGGCGCCTTCTTCAACGGTTACATCCCCGATCAGAACGGCTGTCGGAGAGATATATGCTCCCCTGGCAATGCGGGGTTTCTTGCCGTTAAACTCGATAAACATGGTCATTTATTCCTTCCTTGCTCTGTTTTACCAATGATACTATGATAAAAATGGGGTGTCAAAAATAAAGGGCATGAAGTGTCCGATTCATGTCCGATTCATGCAAATTGCTATTGACGTTCCCTTTCCCGAACTGTTAAAATGGTTGAGGCAAGCCTTTAAACCAGTCCAGAGAGGCTGGAAAGGAGAACTATATTGCGGTGATTGTGAAGGAAACCTCCTTGGCCGGACTCTGGGCTGCAGGAGGTTTATCTTTTGCCCAGGAAAAAATCATGGCCGCTTGCGGGGGGTAGTCGGTGAACGCCCGGGTAATACTTGAGGATGGAAAAAGCTTCGAGGGCATTTCTTTTGGAAAACGGGGATATGTTGTCGGTGAAATTGCCGCTCACAACACCATGACCGGTTTCCAGCAGTTGATCACCGAGCCGGCCAATGCGGGCCTCATTCTCAGCTTGAGTTTTCCGTTGATCGGCAATGTTGGTACCAATCGGGAAGATGTGGAGTCTTCCCGTTCCTGTTTGAAGGGGCTGATTGTACGGGAACATTGTTTGCTACCCTCCAATTTCCGTTGCGAAAAAAATTTTGATACCTATTTGAAAGAGGAAGGCGTTGTGGGGATAAGCGGTATCGATACCCGTGCTTTGAACCGCCATATCCACCGTTCCGGGCCCTTGAAAGGGGCCATATTGACCGGTGATCACCCGGTGGAGGAAGTTGTCAGCCAATTGAGGAACATGGATGACCGGGAAGGCCGCCATTCATCGGCAGGGGTTGGCGTGGGCGAGGAGTATCTTTCCAGGATCCGGGATATCGTCCCCCCTGTCGATCTGGTTGTTATAGATCTGGGGCTCAGATTGAGCCTGCTGC
It includes:
- a CDS encoding methyl-accepting chemotaxis protein encodes the protein MKKAQDKRKKRRGNLRIQLSIFLALIIFVITVLSWIAFYLIQGIDLISVLHYLVLAGLLMAAIGGGASYLILSYYFQPISKILQIMERVNKERDLAIEVEIEKDIKWRNEFSMLARGFNIALRGMHFLVGRGMDVVTGSGERMEGISKAITEISGGIEEVASAVNEFSRSSQELDQNAQEMLFTSKTAFEEIKTGRQNVLSSTGRIRDASEKIAEVDPYVVQLLQRSEAIGRVVRIITEIASETKLLAFNASIEAARAGEHGRGFAVVADEVRKLADQTAEAAKEIAEMISGVQKEVRQTEKMIKGSVESISDTASQVEEIETIFGKISGNVGDITTKVDFIASRSGLISSGSEELSAVTEQQSASIQEILVNVEKLSDEFSQMLELLTVFKV
- a CDS encoding gamma carbonic anhydrase family protein; amino-acid sequence: MFIEFNGKKPRIARGAYISPTAVLIGDVTVEEGASIWFGAVLRGDFGKIVVGKNSSVQDNCVVHLLPNGETIIGEEVTVAHGAILHNCTVKKGAVIGMNATILDFAEIGEYAMIAAGSVVVDKTIVPDRHLAAGTPAVVKKKIDGTSLWWIEQSAKSYQALARKYITERDNRDVPPL
- a CDS encoding carbamoyl phosphate synthase small subunit, which codes for MNARVILEDGKSFEGISFGKRGYVVGEIAAHNTMTGFQQLITEPANAGLILSLSFPLIGNVGTNREDVESSRSCLKGLIVREHCLLPSNFRCEKNFDTYLKEEGVVGISGIDTRALNRHIHRSGPLKGAILTGDHPVEEVVSQLRNMDDREGRHSSAGVGVGEEYLSRIRDIVPPVDLVVIDLGLRLSLLRALKAEGFRTVVVPGETSPETVIGLRPRTVIVAGGPGDPADVAASIVEGVSALIGAVPLLGISLGAQVLALAMGAATVRLWPEHRGEGYPIREVATGRIYITSQNRGYTIDRDSLPPTATITHFNLHDGVVEGFRHVSAPAWGFEFWPYYSHTKRAFASVFSGVFGEALSAGGVFDRKG